In Schistocerca serialis cubense isolate TAMUIC-IGC-003099 chromosome 3, iqSchSeri2.2, whole genome shotgun sequence, the following proteins share a genomic window:
- the LOC126471101 gene encoding hsp90 co-chaperone Cdc37-like, whose product MVDYSKWKDIEISDFEDDTHINIDTSSLFRWRYQLFYPWSADAIGKPGFVRTVINTAPKPKREVLSEEEQGKRLKEQFEKYEKFIKISEMLCFLKDHPEHVSEHTANYLVTWCIRLEMEEKHDLIEMIQARATTKRKTALAEAEEEERKARLASGGFNILKILETLSRQLEKCFEGQDVRLLQQINLNVPEQEAQYHMKRCIGSGFVGSRYKKKNLQKEKLQLLMTIKLF is encoded by the exons ATGGTGGACTACAGTAAATggaaagacattgaaatatctgacTTTGAGGATGATACACATATTAATATTGACACGTCATCGTTATTCCGATGGAGATATCAG CTCTTCTATCCATGGAGCGCTGATGCCATAGGTAAACCAGGATTCGTCAGAACCGTAATAAACACAGCTCCAAAACCAAAACGAGAAGTTTTGTCTGAAGAGGAACAAGGAAAACGTTTGAAAGAACAATTTGAGAAATATGAAAAGTTCATAAAGATTTCTGAAATGCTGTGTTTCCTGAAGGACCATCCAGAACATGTAAGTGAACATACAGCAAATTATTTGGTTACTTGGTGCATTCGTTTGGAGATGGAGGAGAAACATGACCTAAT AGAAATGATTCAGGCAAGAGCAACTACGAAACGGAAGACCGCTCTGGCTGAAGCCGAAGAAGAGGAACGTAAAGCAAGACTTGCCTCAGGAGGATTTAATATACTGAAAATATTAGAAACCCTCTCAAGACAATTGGAAAAGTGTTTTGAAGGTCAAGATGTAAGACTACTTCAACAAATAAATCTGAACGTGCCTGAACAAGAAGCACAGTACCACATGAAACGCTGCATAGGTTCTGGATTTGTGGGCTCCAGATACAAAAAAAAGAATCTACAGAAAGAGAAATTACAGCTTCTGATGACCATTAAGTTGTTTTGA